A segment of the Streptomyces sp. NBC_01235 genome:
CGGCATGAGCGAGCTCGGCGAGATGCTCGGGCTCGCCAAGTCGAGCCTGACGGGGCTCGTGGACCGGACGGTCCAGCGCGGCCTGGTGCGGCGCGAGCCCGACCCGCGGGACGGGCGGGCGGTACGCGTCGGCCTCACCGAGGAGGGCGACCGGCTCGCGCACGAGTTCTACGACGAGACGTGTCGCCGCATCGAGAAGCTGCCCTCGGGCCTGACCGCGAACGAGCGCGACCGCCTGGCCACGCTCCTCGCCCGCGTCGTCCACGACAACAAGGTCCCCGAGGTCTTCACCGACCCCGACGCCTAGGACCTGTCCGGCCGGTCAAGTCGCAGGAAAGCGGCGGCGCCTGATCAGTGCCGGTGAGCGGGGGGATGGGGGTTCCCCGCTCGAGCGCAGCCGAGAGTGGGGGACTCGGCAACCGACGACAACGCCGCTGGGGGTCCCCCCTCTGGGGGAGTGCGTGCCACACCCCGCGTCTGCGGCATGATCGGCCGGACAGGTCCCAGAGCCCGGCGGTCACCCCGCGCTCACTCGACCGACTTCATTCGCCGTACGAACTGCATCAGTTCGCGCAGCGAGCTTCAACGTCAGCGTCACCGCGATCGAGGCCAGCGCCATCGCCGTCATCGCCGAGGCGGGTGAGGTGAGTTGGGCGAGCGTGCCCGCCAGGGCCGCGCCCACGCCCTGCATCGTGAGCATCCCGGCCGAGTGCAACCCCAGGGCGTGACCGCTGAGTTCGGACGGAGTCAGGGCCATCAGCCGCTCCTGCTGGACCAGGCTCGCGCCGAAGCCGACCGAGGCGAGGCCCGCGCAGGCCGCGGCGAGCGGGAGGGCGGGGTGCAGGGCGAAGAAGACGTAGGGGGTGGCCAGGAGCAGGAGGAGCGGGGTGGCCAGGCGCGGGCGCAGGGACGGCGGGAGGAGACGGCCCACGGTCACGTCCCCGGCCAGCATGCCCAGCGCCGCGCACGCGAACAGCGTGCCCGCCGCGTCGGGGTCGTAGGACACGAAGAGCGCCTCGCAGCCGACGACCAGGCCGTTGGGGAGCCACAGGCCCAGGTAGGTGAGGCGGCGGGGCCGGGAGGACCACAGCACGGCGTTCGTACGCCGGGTCACGGCAGCCGAGGGACGGCCCGAGGCGCGCGCCGGGCGGACGCTCAGCCCGAGCCGGGCGACCACGGCGGCGGTCGCGTAGAACAGGACGGCGAGGAGCAGGACGGGCCGCGGGGAGAGGGCGGTCACCAGGGCGCCGCCGGTGGCGTACCCGGTGATCTGCATGAGCCCGCCCATCATGTTGAACAGCGAACGCCCGGGCAGATAACCGCTCTTGGAGTCCTTCCCGGAGCCGTCCTCGGAGTCGGCTCGCTTGAGGATCTCGTTCAGCAGGCCCCAGCGGACGCCGCCACCGAGCGAGGCGATCAGCCCCTGGACGAGGACGACGGCGAAGACGCCCCACACCGGCAGCCCGGGCAGGGCCAGCACGGCCGTCGCGGCGGCGAAACTCACCGAGAGGCCGGTCAGCGTGGCCCTCGGGGGCAGCCGGTCGGCGCCCGAGAGGAGGAAGGTCGCGCCCAGCACCTGGGCGAGCGACGGGCCGAACATGCTCACCGCCGACAGCAACGGGGAGTCGGTGGCCCGGTAGACGAGCGTGCCGAGGGCGAGCCCGCTCACCGTCTGGGCGGCGGTGTGGGCGGCGGAGGAGAGGAAGAGGGGCGTGAACTCGGGGACGCGGAAGAGCCGTCGGTACGTGTAGCCGGTCATGGGCGGAGTCTGGGGCGGGCCGGTGAGGGGTGGTTATTGTTTCGCGAGCACGCGAAACATCGTTCGTGGGCGGACGTACGGGGAGGGGGCCGGACGGTCATGGGCTGGTGGCAGGTGAACGCGGACACCCTGGCCCGCAGCCGGTTCGTACTCTCACCGCTCGCCGAGACCTTCGCGAGCCTGAAGCTGCTGCACGCGGGCGTAGGCACCCATCCCGGCGAGCAGGACTGGCTGCGCGACCGTCTCCCCGGCTACCGCGCCGTCCTGGCGGCCGACCCGGTGACCGCGCAGCTGGTGCGGGCCGGGCTCGGGCGGCACTGGATCGCCGACTTCCTCACGCCCACGCCGCGGGACGGCGAGAGCTTCGAGGAGGGCGTGGCCAGGGTCCGGGCGGCCCGTCCGGCGGACGCCCGCGCCCATCTGCGGATGTCCCTGGCCGGCCCGGTGCCCGCCGCCCTTGAGCGCGACGACCTGCCCGAGCGGGCGGCCGAGCTGCTGGAGTACGTGTGGGAGGCGGGCGTACGGCCGTACTGGGAGCGGCGGCGGCGTGTCCTGGAGGCCGATGTCGTCGCGCGGACGGCGCAGGTCAGCCTGGGCGGCTGGGCCGCCGTGCTGGACTCGCTGCGGCCGGGGACGCGGTGGCTCGGCGAGAGTCGGTTTCAGGTCAATCTGCACGAGTATCCGCCCCGCGAGATCTCCGGCGCCGAGCTGGTGTTCGTACCGGTCACCCCGAAGGCGGGGTGGGTGTCGTGGGAGGGACGGGAGCGGTACGCCGTCGTCTACCCCTGCGCGGGGGTGCTCGCCGAGGACCACCGGGAGCGGGCCCGTGCCGTACCGGCCGCCCTGGGCGCCCTGCTGGGCCCCGCGCGGGCGGCGGTCCTCGTGCTCCTCGGCGAGGGCCCCCTGAGCACCACCCAGCTGGTGGCCCTCACCGGCCAGGGCCTCGGCTCGGTCGGCCGCCACCTGCAAATCCTGCTGAACGCCGGCCTGGCCCAACGCCGCCGCTCGGGCCGCTCGGTGCTGTACTCACGAACAACAGCCGGGAACGTACTGGCGACCGCAGCCGGGGATGCGCCGGTCGGCGCAGCCGGGAAGGCTACGGCGAAGGCATCCAGGGGCGCGGTGACGGCGACCACCGGGGAGGCCCTGGCCGAGGCTGCCCGGGAGGCAGCGGCCGAGGCTGTCGGACGGGTGGTGATCGAGGACGGCGGGGACCCCCTGGCCGAGGATGCCCGGGAGGCAGTGACCGAGGCTGTCGGGCGGGTCGACGGCGCTGGGCAGGGTCCGGCCGAGGATGCCCGGGGGCGGTGACCGAGGGTGGCGGGGGCTTGGCGTCGGAGGGGTGGGGGCGGGGCTGGAATCGTAAGTGGGGGGTGCCCCCGGAAGGGGTGGGGTCATCTTGCGGGGCTAGCATCCGGGGCATGACTACTGATGCCGGTACCTCTCCCCTCGACGTCCAGATCGGTGCCCTCAAGGGCGGTTCCGCGGAGCTCTCGCAGTACGCGGGCAAGGCCGTGCTCGTGGTGAACGTGGCCTCCAAGTGCGGCCTGACCCCGCAGTACACGGGCCTGGAGCGGCTCCAGGAGCGGTACGCCGACCAGGGCTTCACCGTCCTCGGCGTGCCCTGCAACCAGTTCCTCGGGCAGGAGCCCGGCAGCGCCGAGGAGATCGCCGAGTTCTGCTCGGCGACCTACGGCGTGACCTTCCCGCTGACCGAGAAGGTCGAGGTCAACGGCGGGGACCGGCACCCGCTGTACGAGCGCCTCGTCGGGTTCGCGGACGGCGAGGGCCACGACGGCGACATCCGCTGGAACTTCGAGAAGTTCCTGATCGGCCGGGACGGCTCCGTCGTCGCCCGCTTCTCCCCGCAGACCGAGCCGGAGGCCTCCGAGGTCGTCGCGGCCATCGAGGGCCAGCTGGGCTGACGCCCGCGGCCACACGGAACGACCGGCTTGACCTTGCCCCTGGGGCAAGGCGGAGCCTCCTCGTCGCCGGGCGGGCAAGGCCGTCCGGCGACGGAGGACGACGGGGGTGCGGGGTGGACGTGAAGGACGACGGCGAGCTGCTCACCATCGGCGCGTTCGCCGCACGCGCCCGTCTCTCGGCCAAGGCGCTGCGGCTGTACGACCGGCTCGGACTGCTCGCCCCGGCGCACATCGACGAGGCCAGCGGCTACCGCTACTACCGCGCCGACCAGGTGGAGCGCGCCCGGCTGGTGGCCCTGCTGCGCCAGCTCGACATGCCGCTCGCCCGGATCGCCGAGGTGGTGGAGACCGCTGACGGTTTCGAGGCCGGGGACCGGCTCGCCGCCTACTGGGGCGATGTCGAGAACCGGTTCGCCGCCCAGCGCACCCTCGCCGCCTACCTCCGTGCCAGGCTGTCGGGGAGGAGCTCCGAGATGTACGAGAAGTTCGAGGTCCAGTTGGTCGACGTGCCCGAGCAGGTGATCATCACCGAGACCCGGCACGCACTCGCGGACGAGCTGCCCGTCTGGATCCCCGCCTCGCTGGGGCGGCTGGAGCAGGCGGCCGGGGAGTGCGGAGGGATCGTCGGCGCGCCGTACGTCGTGTACTACTCCGCGGTGTCCATGGAGAGCGACGGGCCGGTCGAGTCGTGCGTGCCGGTCGCCGACGAGTCCGCGGCCCGGTCGTGGGCGGCCGCTCGGGACGGCGACCGGGGCCGCCGGACCGGCGTACGGATCGAGCCGGCGCGCCGGCTCGCGTACGCCCGCATCACCAAGGCGCAGGTGGCGCACCCTCAGATCCTCGCCCCGTACGAGGCGGTGG
Coding sequences within it:
- a CDS encoding MFS transporter, with protein sequence MTGYTYRRLFRVPEFTPLFLSSAAHTAAQTVSGLALGTLVYRATDSPLLSAVSMFGPSLAQVLGATFLLSGADRLPPRATLTGLSVSFAAATAVLALPGLPVWGVFAVVLVQGLIASLGGGVRWGLLNEILKRADSEDGSGKDSKSGYLPGRSLFNMMGGLMQITGYATGGALVTALSPRPVLLLAVLFYATAAVVARLGLSVRPARASGRPSAAVTRRTNAVLWSSRPRRLTYLGLWLPNGLVVGCEALFVSYDPDAAGTLFACAALGMLAGDVTVGRLLPPSLRPRLATPLLLLLATPYVFFALHPALPLAAACAGLASVGFGASLVQQERLMALTPSELSGHALGLHSAGMLTMQGVGAALAGTLAQLTSPASAMTAMALASIAVTLTLKLAARTDAVRTANEVGRVSAG
- a CDS encoding MerR family transcriptional regulator — protein: MDVKDDGELLTIGAFAARARLSAKALRLYDRLGLLAPAHIDEASGYRYYRADQVERARLVALLRQLDMPLARIAEVVETADGFEAGDRLAAYWGDVENRFAAQRTLAAYLRARLSGRSSEMYEKFEVQLVDVPEQVIITETRHALADELPVWIPASLGRLEQAAGECGGIVGAPYVVYYSAVSMESDGPVESCVPVADESAARSWAAARDGDRGRRTGVRIEPARRLAYARITKAQVAHPQILAPYEAVETWMKREGWDYDGHCREIYFADWDAAGAEDPVCDVAFPVKRP
- a CDS encoding MarR family winged helix-turn-helix transcriptional regulator; the protein is MGKTAGEQIGVVTALVRSAFLVNAVYAESSRVYGITPQQGQLLCVLMPQPYGMSELGEMLGLAKSSLTGLVDRTVQRGLVRREPDPRDGRAVRVGLTEEGDRLAHEFYDETCRRIEKLPSGLTANERDRLATLLARVVHDNKVPEVFTDPDA
- a CDS encoding glutathione peroxidase, translating into MTTDAGTSPLDVQIGALKGGSAELSQYAGKAVLVVNVASKCGLTPQYTGLERLQERYADQGFTVLGVPCNQFLGQEPGSAEEIAEFCSATYGVTFPLTEKVEVNGGDRHPLYERLVGFADGEGHDGDIRWNFEKFLIGRDGSVVARFSPQTEPEASEVVAAIEGQLG